In a single window of the Caldisalinibacter kiritimatiensis genome:
- a CDS encoding PH domain-containing protein, translating to MGKGLFGNLMNGISGNLNQMDSNTAIEKYGQYLINDEEIQQAFTLIRDVVIFQGTTGKKMSVKSIFLMNIVDCEIETAGAGIDDSEITITYLTNVKRNSNYEDTATHKLEFPKKAKIEDLYRWLFSLAYKNRLEINGIK from the coding sequence ATGGGTAAGGGACTGTTCGGAAACTTAATGAATGGAATTTCTGGTAATTTAAATCAAATGGATTCTAATACTGCAATAGAAAAATACGGTCAATACTTAATAAACGATGAAGAAATCCAACAAGCTTTCACTTTAATTAGAGATGTAGTGATATTTCAAGGTACTACAGGAAAGAAAATGTCTGTTAAATCTATTTTCTTAATGAATATTGTTGATTGTGAAATAGAAACTGCAGGTGCAGGAATTGATGATAGTGAAATTACTATTACATATCTAACAAATGTAAAGCGCAATTCTAATTATGAAGATACTGCTACACATAAACTTGAATTTCCTAAAAAAGCTAAGATTGAAGATTTATATAGATGGTTATTTTCACTAGCATATAAAAATCGTTTAGAAATAAATGGTATTAAATAA